The following nucleotide sequence is from Candidatus Aegiribacteria sp..
GTTGAAAAGATCAGTCCATTCCTCTCCATCATGAGGAAATGACGCGATTCCTATGCTCAGAGTAAGGCGTACCCTGGAAAATTCCTTTACGCGACAACTTTCGATGAACCTGCTTGAGATCCTTTCCGCATGCTCGTAAGCGGTCTGGGGAAGGATACAGACGAACTCGTCACCGCCGTATCTGAATACAGAATCGTTACCCCTGACAAGCTCTTCAAGAAATGAGGAGAATTCATTAAGAACGGTATCGCCCATTGAATGGCCGTAGGTATCGTTAACGTTTTTAAAGTGGTCGAGATCTATCAGAAGAATCGATGTGGGAGAAGGTTCCCTGCTGTTTATCTGAAAATACTCCCTGGCCTTCATGTTGAGATAACGGCGGTTGAAAAGGCCGGTAAGATCGTCTATGTACTCTTTTCTGATATTATCATCCATGGATAGTACCCCTTTTAGACCTCTCACAACAACAGGACTATACGTGATAATACGAATCCTGCTATTCATTAGCCCGGTGTCTAGACAATGGGCTTTTTCAAATAATATTAGACTTGTATCGATACCGTATGTCAAGAGCCATATAATACCGTTGGTATTTCGCGGCGGACAGATAGGCATTAACCATGGAGGGCGCAAATGAACTTCAGAATTTTATCTGTAATTCTTTGTCTGGCAGGCTACTCGTACGCTTCCTGGCTCTGTCCGGTTTACAGAACGGACATCAGCGGCCAGGTCGAAGGCGAATCGTCTGATAACCTTGCAGTGCTAAAATCGTGGTATGTAACAATTCAACCGGTATTGATTGAAAATACTACTATGCTCGACTATGCCACATGGGATTATACAGTCTGCGAAAACCTTGTTCTAGTTCCACCTGTTTCAGAGTGCAGCATTCTCATATGTCTTGATCTGGGAGTAGTTCCGGAATTGACAAGGGAATTGGAATTCTTCTGGGTCAACGGAGTTCTGATGGAACCCCGAAGCATGCTCGGGGGTTACCCCAACGATATGAACATTCTTGATGAAATAACTGAATCAAACTACCTATCAGCCGATTCCGAATTGCACATGCACAGGTATGAGAGAGAAAACGGAGCGATAACCAGACACGAATTACGCTCTGTCGAGGAATACAGGTCACGCTTCGAATCGGAGGAAGACTTCCGGAGTGCTGTACCGGAAACCCGCCGATTCTATGCGGATGTGTGGGAAATTCCATGTAACGGCGAAGAAGAGATCGTGGTTCAGGTGATATATATTGTTCGCGGGTGGACACATATCACAGGGTTCGAGCCATTGCGGTTCTCGCTGTGCCAGCCGCTTCTATGGAACGGTCCGTTAAACGAGGGACGTATAGTTTTTGAGCGTCCCTGGATGGATACTCCCGAAATGTGGTACGTTGAATTCGACGGAAATGAATTACTTGCAGAAGATACCCACTGCTACGAGGTGGAGATCAGTAATCTTAATATTCCAAAAGAGGAGCCCATTCCCTTCCTTCTGGTCGAACCTGATCCGGTGGTCATGTCGGAGTGATATATATGATTACGCGCTGCTACCAGCCTCGGGCGCTGGTTTCAGCCAGGAGCTGCACCCAGGCGTACTTGTCAGTGTCGTTGTAATTTCTCAATCCGAGCGTGGCAAGATATTCGAGGAAGGCCGGGTCCGATGATCCGTAGTATTCCTCGTATTCAGCAAGAACCTCGGGAGAAACATCATGGAGCCAGTCGATAAGGATGAGACCTATAGAAGCCCTGTTTGAATCCCATGCAGCAAAGAGGTGGTGGTAGAATTCCGCCTGCTTCGTCTGGCTGCTTCCGCAGTACTCCGATCCGGATTGGTAACCAACCTCATTGAACCAGATTTCTCTGCCGGAGAAAAGAGCCTCAATCTGGTTGAAATGCGATTCCACAATCTCCGGGTCGAGCACGATGCAGGATGGAGTCTGCGGATAATAATTGAGCATCACCACATCGCTGTACCGGTTGAGTTCCTGCGCTCTGGCATAGTCATCGCCGAAGACACCGTTCATGACCGTCACCTTCACGCCAACCGCGACATCCGGATAATTGACGTTGATATGCTCGGACGCAGCCTGAAAAAAGGAGATGTACGATAACCAGTCCGACTCATCGAGGTACAGATCCACTTCATTACCCACGCTGATGCATATAAGATCCACATTCGGGGGAATATTCAGCATAACCCAGTCGACCAGGTTATTGAAGGCCTCAATCATCTCCGGGGAATCCCAGTCGTAGCCTTCCAGGTAATCGGGACAGGTTGCCGTAACAGTATTTATTACGGCAAGACCGAGCATCAGGCTTATACCGTTGTCGCCATAGAACGAGGTCGCTCCGAATACTCCGCCCCAGGGATCCTGGTAGACGCCTTCCGATACTTCGATACAGTTCCATGGAATGTTGAGCTCAATAATCTGTACTCCTGCCTCCCGGGCAACAGCGAACGAACTCTCGAATCCATTGATGCTTTCAGATATCGTTATTCCGAAGAGCCTGTCGCCACGAGGCTGTGGAGATACCGGGATCAGAACTTCGTATTCCGCGCCAGGCGTGGTTGGGGAATCATCACAGCAAACCAATACGAACACAGGCAGTATTGCAGCGAGCAGGATAGCGCGTCTATTCATTTCAATGAACATTGGGCAACCTTTCCTTCCGGTCTAACCTGATCCGGGATCCTCATCTCATTATCATCGGATAAATTCAACCGAAAGGTAACTGGTTCTTTCAGCATCGGCAATACTGCCTGGAAGAACGCCCCGATGTCGCTGCTTTTTTTCCTACTGCCCTGAACAAAATCCCGCGAATGGAAATGCATCTTGACAATGTTAAGATTCGTTATATTCTTACGGTATCAGGATGGAGTTCATTTACAGAACGAGGTATAGTATCAAGTACAAATTTTCTCTGTTTGCCCTCCTGCTTCTTTTTGCATCAACTGCTCTATGCAACTGGATGTTTCTGCCTGTTGTCGGATACAACTCCTTCGCGAGTTTTGTATACGGCGTCAGGATTCAACTGAAGGAAGAAATCGGGCTGGACAACGGCACTCTCCAGATGGTTCATTCTACAGAATCCATGGAACGAATGGCTCTTTCCTTTTCTGCGCGGGCATTTGGCGGCAGCTTCTCAGTTCGCATGGAACAGTCGAAATTGCCTACTGTTCCCTTCTTCGGTTATGGAAACGCTGGTGATTGCGACAGTACAGCTGAATTCACCGGGGAGTCTCAAAGACTCCAGCTTTTGTACAATCGTCAAATAGCTGCTCCACTTACACTGGGTATCGGTATCGAAACAAGGCATTCCACTACATACGACCGCGGGGAAAGTGCACTGTGGTCGACTCTTCCCGGGGAGCATTACAGTTCTATCTGGACAACCGGCCCGGCCGCACGTGCGCGTCTGGAACCAGCTTTATTCTCTACATTGACAGGGTACGCTGAATTCGAGGCTGGCTGGCAGAACGGAAACGATATCGCCTATTCGACATTTACAGGGCAGTCAGCGCTTTTCTACCCGGTTCCCGTGATCAATACAACGTTCGCATGCAGGGCAATGCTAAAAAGGCATATCGGCACTGAAACCACTCCTTTCAGGTGGCTTTCTTTTATAGGCGGGGCCGATGATCTTCGAGGATACAAAAAATCCCGATTTGCCGGTGAGTGGCTCCTGCTGAGTAATATCGAACTCCGCCGGAACATCTTCAGTTTCGGCTCCGACAGCAGTTCCTTCCTTCAGGGTATCGGGATTGCCGTATTTGGAGACGCAGGCCAGGTCTCTGATTCCTTTGACTCGCTGAGATGGGATCGCTTTCATCTGTCTGGCGGTGGCGGTATCAGAATACATCTGTCAGGTGACAGAACGATAAGGTTCGATATAGCCAAATCCCCCGAGGGTATGGGTGGAAGCATGTCCTTCGGAGAGATGTTCTAACCCATAAATCGAAGTCCGGTAATGTACTATCTTATGTCCGCTCCTCACTGGTGAATCAGCAGGAATATAGCGGCGAGTGTACTGAGACCGGCCGTTATGTGTGAAACGATCGGTATCGCCAGCCCACGGTACTTAAGAGCGAGCATCCTCCAGAACCAGGCTGTCATAGTCAGAGCCAGAAAAGAGATAAGCACCCAGGACAACCGAAGGAAGAGCAGGAGAACAAGCACGTGGTATGCGGCAAAAGCGCAGTCAGTCAGAGCCGGCCACCTGCTGCTTGAAAGCAGATACTTTCGCCAGAATACTTCTTCCAATACCGGATGAGCGGTAACGTACCAGACAGCGAATATCAACAATGATAACCCGGACAGGCCCAGACGGGAAAGCGATTCAGCAAGAATTCCGGGTTGAAGAGAGATAAGCGGCCACATAAGAATGAAAAGGAGTCCATTTCCTGCAAGAAGAACTGACAGTCCGATACCTGCGAAACTGTTCCAGCCCGAGAAAACACCACGCCAGATATCCCTTTTTCCGCTGAGAATGAGCAGAATACCTGAATGGTAAAGCAGTATTGCGCACCAGGCAGAATGAAGGAGATAAATGCCTGCTGCAATACTGCAGAAAGGCAGAAGGGTGGCGAGAAACCTGAATCCGGCTAATTTTTCAACTCTCATATCATTCAGATGTTACTCTGCAATCATTTCCGAAGTTATCCGCCGGATTTCTGAGACGCTGTTCGTACGGGTATCCACATAAACCCGAAAACCGAATGTCGGGAAAATCAGTGATAGTATATTTCTTTTCAACGAAGTTTTCATAATCAGTCCTTCTTTCATCAGGTTCCGGAGAATCGTACAGGCTGTTCAGGCCTGCCCATAGAAGCCTGAACATGAATTGAATCTACATGTCAGCAGGATTTGTTCAAATGCCCTGGAACAAACAAGCTCTTGTTCTATATTGATATTTGTATGGCTTAATACATTTTGGAGGTATCATGAAACATTATATGAACAGAAAGAGAAGGGACAAATACCTTCCCTCAGCGCTCGGAATCGTTATTGCGGTCGGGTTCCTGCCTGAATACGATGCTTCCGCACAGGTTGATAATGATAATGAGAACAGCCGAAATAACTCGATAACTCCTGTCAATTCAGGTTCGCAGTCGCTATTAACCAGAACTTCAATACTGTGGAGCAATCCGCAATGGCAGGCTTTTAAGACGCTCTGGCGCAAGCTCGACAATGTAACTTCGATCGACACGGATTCTGTTCCACATCTTATACATTCAGAGGATGTCAGTCAATTCAGAAACGAACTGGACGTTGCTTTCAGGGAGTTGAGAGGGGTTTCCGAAGAAATAGGCATCGATTCCGTGGAGCTTGCTCTTCTTGAAAACCTGACTCTCAACAGATTCGATTATTCGTACTATGGATCAACTTTGACACTAACCAGGATGGCACTGCCCCCTGTCTCGGAACAGACCGATGATCTGCTCCCTCAGATCGAAGCGAGAATCGATACCGTCATCAAGTTGCGTGAATCGGGTCTTATTGCCAGTGAAGAAATGTTTACAGCGTTCGGGAACATGACATCGTGTATCGATGCCTACTGTGTTCTTGAAGTACTAGGCAGATCGTTGATATACCCGTCCTCTGCCTGGCTTACCCGCTGGCCGGAGGATGTAGCTGAGATTCAGATGGCTTTCGACAGCATACGGACTGCTTCGCTAATCCGCATAGAACAGGATGGGGAAGCCTACGAAGGGCAGTATCAGGAAACATCTGATGCATTCAAATTAATAGAAAACGCTCTTCATCGAACCATTCCAAGGCTACCTGCGCTTAACGATCTCCTTCTCGATCTGGAACTGTTCTAATCCCTCTTTATCAACGGCCTCGGCGGGTCATTCAGAAGGTCAAGGGCTTCGTGAGCGGAGTATTCCTTTCTCCATAACCTGACGCAGGTCTGCGTCGAATCGGTCCTGGGAACCGGTTCGTCCTTTACATATGGATCGTAGAATTTTTCCTTTAGAACATCCCGCCACCCTTCGGCGCTGTTCACTTCGTATTTCTTCCTTTTCTCGGCAGGCACTTTCGGCCAGAAGATTTCGTTCCAGAACAGAAGGTATCTGGGATCGGCAAAAACACCATCCCAGGTGATGCCCATGAATTCCGGCATGAATTTGTGGCTGTTTCTGAGTTTCGCCACGTTATCATCCGTTGGTCCGAATGCCTCTATTGCCTGAGCGCAGGCTGGCAGAAGACCGATTACCTCAATGAAGAGGGCATCCCATTCGTGCTCTACATTGGAAAGCTCCGCCATGAGCGTTCCCTGGAATTCAAGCTCAGCAATTGATTTTACCTCTGCATAAGTCTTCATTGCGAGTTGCTGCTGGTGGTTTACAGTCGGTGAGTGAATCTCTTCAGCCTGCGCGAGGGTCTCCTTTGCGGTCTCGATAAGCGGCTCCCTGCTCATCTCTAATAGAACACCGTCCTCAACCATCAGAGTATTGAAGTGAAGAGCATTCTCAGCCTGTTCTTCAAGTTCGAATATCCTGGTGTAATACCTGCCCTGCTTCTCCCTCGCGGCTGGATCCATGGAATCGTAGGCCATGTGATAACCGGCGGCAGCGATACTTGCGGGAGGAATTTCTCCGTCAGGTGTTGAATCTCCACCGGTACTTTCTGAAGCCTGCTCTTCCGGGAGCAATGCGGGTTCTGAAGCAAGCTCTCCTATAAGGGCGGCAACCTCGCCAAACTCCGGATCCATGCTGATGGCCATCATGTCAGAGCCATCTTCAGCTTTTGCGTAAAGGGATTCAACGAGCTCACTCGTCCTCATCAGTTTTGCGTTTTCAGGGCCAAGGCTGGATGTGTAGTTGCTCACGGAGAAGCGAAAACCATCCAGTATCTGTTTAACCGTCGAGTCCATCGCGCACCTCCCTGAATTTTCTTTCAAGCGATGCCATCTGTTCATCGGTGAAAATGATGCGGTCCCTGTACGGTTTATACGTCATGATCTTTTCCCATGAGACATCCGGATCAGCTTCGTTCATCAGTTTCCAGTACGTCTGAAAATTAATCAATGACCGCTCTTCATCATTTGAGCCCGCCCCATCGGTGTTCAGATGGAAAAGAGCGCTGATAATCGAGTTCATCGAATTTATGGCCTTGTTCTCGTTGAATGACAGTTCGGTATTCTGCTCAAAATCCTCAAGTTTTTGACAGAGTTCGCTGTGGGTCTCCGATGATTCTATTATTTCAAGACGGAGTCTGTCCTCTTCAGCCTTTCTCTCCTGATCGAGCTCTTCGTATATGAAAGCCCTGTTATCGTACCTGTCGCAGCTTTCGGCTTTCGCAGTTGAAACCATGTTCCCGGTCTGCTGAATCTTCTTCTTGAATTCGGAAGGTGAACCCGTTTCCTCCAGCATTTTCAGGTAATACTCACAATCTGTGATCCTGGCCCTGTTAAGCGCAGGTTTTGTCCTGAACCGCGAAAGCTGGGATGTGAAGTACCGTTTCTGGATTTCAAAGGCATTTTCCATACAATCCTCCGTTCATTGTTCCATGATCAGTGAGAATTCATTGTCAGTGAAACCGGCACAGCTGAGAGAGGCAGGCTTCCTCAGACACTGACCGAATAGACTCCGGTTCTCACAGCTTCTCGACAGTCCTACAATCTGTATCATCGGACACAGTCACTGCGAAGCTGCTTTCCCAGTAAGATACTAATCAATTAGTAAATCTACAGAATATGACCTGGCAGTGCTACGGCCTTGCTGGAACTCAGAATAGCGGAAAAGCACCTGACCATAGGATGAACTGCAGGGCGCTTCACAGTCCGACTGGAGGTGACTGGAAATCCAGTTTTCTATTATCTTTCATGCTAACGTTTTTTATCTGATACATATACTGAAGGAGATAATATTGTGAGAGTTATGCTAGTATCTCCCTTTCTTCAACCAACCGGAATCGGGCTGAGAACCCTTAGTTCTTATGTCAAATCCAGAGGGCATGATACTAAATGCGTGTTTCTCTCGGATTTTGATAGTTATCTTGAGACAGGTGTCGATTTTTACAATGACTATCCCGAGAAGGTAGCGGACCAGCTGGCTGAACTATGCGACGATTGTGATCTGGTCGGTTTTACCCTCATGACGAATTATTTTTACAAGGTAAAACGACTCACAGCTCTTCTAAAAGAAAGAATATCACTCCCGGTGATATGGGGAGGTATTCATCCGACAATCTGTCCCGATGAATGTCTGGAAGAGGCGGATTATGTATGTGTAGGCGAGGGAGAGGAAGCTCTGGTTGAGCTCCTTGAAAGCATTGGAGAGGATAACGGATCAGATCGTGATATCCCGAATATATGGTTGAAAAGGGATGGGAAAATCATTCGCAATCGTCTTCGTCCCCCGATAGAGGATCTGGATACGATCCCGCCGCCTGATTATTCTCTTGAGGATAAGTATGTGCTTATTGGTAAAGATATCGTTCTTTTCAATGAAACAATGCTGAAGGGTTTGTTCGCCATCACCGCAAGTTACGGCGAAAACGATAAGATCGCCTACGAAATCATGTCCACCAGGGGCTGCCCTCATCACTGTTCTTTCTGCATAAACGGATACCTCCTTGATCTGTACTCCGAAAACAGATTCTTCAGGAAAAGAAGTATCAAGCATCTCGTTAATGAACTGAAGGAAATAATGGAACGCTTTCCCTGGATCAATTCAATTATCTTCACGGATGACTGTTTCGCAGCGAGAACTCTGGATGAACTGGAACATTTCAGCCGCGAATACCGTGATAAAATCAACGTACCGTTTTTCTGCCTGCTTTCCTCCGCATATATGGATAAGAAAAGAGTTAAACCACTTCTCGATGCGGGATTGGTCAGTGTCGAGATAGGTATACAGTCAGCATCAACCAGGATGAACCAGATATATGAACGAGATTTCTTCAAATGGGAACAGCTGCTCGAAAGAGCCCGTGAACTCAATAGATTCTCTGAAGGTAAATTTCTGACTATCTACGATATAATTCTTGATAATCCATACGATGATATTGATTCTCTTCTCGAAACACTTCATCTCGCGATGAAGCTTCCCGCCCCCAAAATGCTTAACCTTTTTTCACTGACCCT
It contains:
- a CDS encoding cobalamin-dependent protein (Presence of a B(12) (cobalamin)-binding domain implies dependence on cobalamin itself, in one of its several forms, or in some unusual lineages, dependence on a cobalamin-like analog.); amino-acid sequence: MRVMLVSPFLQPTGIGLRTLSSYVKSRGHDTKCVFLSDFDSYLETGVDFYNDYPEKVADQLAELCDDCDLVGFTLMTNYFYKVKRLTALLKERISLPVIWGGIHPTICPDECLEEADYVCVGEGEEALVELLESIGEDNGSDRDIPNIWLKRDGKIIRNRLRPPIEDLDTIPPPDYSLEDKYVLIGKDIVLFNETMLKGLFAITASYGENDKIAYEIMSTRGCPHHCSFCINGYLLDLYSENRFFRKRSIKHLVNELKEIMERFPWINSIIFTDDCFAARTLDELEHFSREYRDKINVPFFCLLSSAYMDKKRVKPLLDAGLVSVEIGIQSASTRMNQIYERDFFKWEQLLERARELNRFSEGKFLTIYDIILDNPYDDIDSLLETLHLAMKLPAPKMLNLFSLTLFPGTKLLKTALEDGLVSNAHVDYRKQDNQKNKRYINLLFSLVNRGLPNRIIKILAWKPLVRLMETWLFRTFFFLLSPLYDRLLVPLFRKKYVKRYNFVLDQLKKGQYSGA